In the Epinephelus fuscoguttatus linkage group LG10, E.fuscoguttatus.final_Chr_v1 genome, TTTCTAAGAGTTTTGCGCCCAGGAGGAACTCTGTGTACCAGGAAGCTCTGTGAAAACAGCCCCAGGTCTTTTCGATTTACGTGTGTTTGCATAATGTCTCTCCTCAGCATCCCTGCTGCGTACATTCAGTTTCCTGGGCTTTGAGATTGTGAGACCGGGTCATCCCCTCGTCCCCTCCCGCCCTGACGCTTTCTTCATGGCTTACAGCATCGAGCGAGACTCCTCCGATGACGATTAAATGACGCTGAGCAGTTACAAATGTTTGTTGTTCTTATTTCAATCCACACCCACACGTCTTTTATGATTCTTTTCAGGAAATGAATATATTATCCAAGTTCAGTATGGTTGAGGTttcctttctgtttgttttagcttTACCTACCATGTGCTGTGTTTCATTGATATTTGCACTAGGGTAAGATGTTAATATACCAGGAATGTAAAGCAAGCGCCCACATAATATCCGGGCAACGTGTCCTCGCCACTGTATTACCTTCCATGACGTGTAGTGCTGACTTCCCTATTCTCCCTCCCCGAACACCCTGACGATCGTCCCCACAGTGTAATATTTATGATCAATTTAAATTCATCTTACTCATGTAAGTAGGTATGTTTTCATAGTATCAGTTGATTCTCCTgtttatattgattttttttttttattgtgtgcatGATTTTCATTTGTTGCTTTGATTCACTTGATAGAAATCTGCATGTTGTAACTACTAAATAAAAGTGCTCACCTACGAGAGTGGAGTCTGTGCTCTTTGATCATACAGACAtgcagcctgtgaaagctgaGGTCTCACACGACGTGTGTCTGACCACGTGTACAGGGTAATGTGTTCACACCTGGTGTATATGACTGCTGTGGTGAAATTATTTGTACAAAAAAGTGGTGTGAAGACCTGGGAAGGACGGGGAAGTCCAACCTGGCCTCACTTTGTAGGACTCAACCAAAGAGTTCAAACCTTCATACATAATGTTGAGCTGCTAACTCTGAATAAATATTCAAATGCTTTTGATGTCAATTCAGTGTTTAATCCCagtatttctgcacagttgcagaTTAAAATTAGGCTGCACTGATATTAGCATTATACAATTTGTAGAATTAGATTCCAGTGGTGGCTACATAAGATTTTCTTTAATGACCTATGACCTGCACATATCCAATATTTCCAGGGGGTTGTGAAGTCCAAAAATCAAAGTATATTGATTAAGGTCATATGTTATTTTTTCACAATTCTCaacatgttttttatgtaaTGACATATTCTGCTTAAATCCATTTTTGTTGGCGTTGAGCCTTTCAAAAGTAACACTTTAACTGAAATCGAAAAACTTTGCTCTCGTTTGTGACATTCCTACCACCTCTCTAACTGATATAACTGATTATCAGGTGCAGTCTGTTTTTTCCCaccattttagtttatttttaagtacttGTCATACTCCTATTGTTAAACATTAGGAGCagttttttgcttttgcttcttGAAAACACTTATGTCTTGCATATATGTATAATTCCCCACTTATCTAATACTCTTAttgttctaaaactgggcccagtgagtgaccctgacccagGAAACCCACCTGTTGTCACTGGTTGTGAATTGTTAAATCTGTGGTTACTCTACAAAGTGTTAACTACagtttgaagcattctctggtgAAGAAATAATTTCTTTTGGGGTTAAATTGAGTTGAATTGAGACAGTCCCCATCACACCAAACGTCTGCAGTAGACTGAACacttaaaactgctttattttactgccaTTTCTGCTATAGCACAACGTAGCCGTGAGCCTACGGGTGTGGTAATTATTTCTTAATGATTTCATGCCCTTATTGGATTAGTATGCTGCCTACATGTATTTATATTCAGGCAACAGAGATATTTGTTCAAGGAAAACTCATTTAATCTGATaaatcactttatttaaatCGGGTCAATTCAGCACAGCCCTACTTTCACATCTCTGTGCACCTGTTAAatgtatactatgcaggattgtcagttactcTTTGTAAATGCGCCCATCAGCATAAGTGAaggtaaaagccaaccccagattcacgtTTGCTGTTTCATGTTgctatatttatgtttttcagcACTGTTTTCTCTGGGATGAATGCTGCTTATGATCTGACACCTGTTTGctgcctttttataaagccccagcCTCACCTGAGCCTCACCCATGAACATCTTGAAcatagaaaataagaaaatacaggcagagggcagagtctgcAGATAAATGCACCGCCACACACTGCTAGTAGGACATAAATGATGACGGAGAAAGATTACTTCTCTACGAATCTGTATGACAAGTATACTTTTAATCTGCTGTGTAAAGTATAATTGTGTTACTTTAATTGATGGCTAAATTTTGATGTTGGAAAGAAGTTTTAAGATGCTGCTATTTGGTTCTGAAAAGCACTTCCTCTGACACATTGAGACCTTTGGTGGCTCACTGTTATAGCCATCTTCATGATTTATTAAGAGTAATGATACAGTGAAGTCAGTGAGGACAAGCAAGACAACTTTGGTACAATTATTTAAACGATGTTGTGTCTTAGAGCCCCTGAAAGCAAAGCGATATAAAGAAGTCTTTCATGAAATAACCAAAACTATTCTAATTTTGGAAGAAAATAGTTTGTACATGTACAATTCCATCACTTGTAATAGGAGCTGGGAATGATTAATATAAAGCAACATGTTTAAAGTGCAGCATTGTATTACATAACTCACAGTGGCACTGCTCAGCTAGCGACCCAGGCTCTAGCACTGCAGCTCATGTATGTTTGGTGTTGGTCATGTTGAGTTTTCACCTCAATTTTTGTGTCCAGGTCATGTGATACCATCCTGTCCATTGTATATTGTTTGTCCTGTTGTTATGTATTGTTATGTACGAGAATGTCATGCAGCTGTgtgcagcacttttttttttgcccaagacaaatttcattcaggacaataaagtttatcttatctttaaTTTCacgtcagtggttcccaactggtccagtcaaGAGGTACAGATTTCACCatagtcatcagttcaaggtccacacagttgaaTAAATTCAGCGTCATTGTTGCATTTGTCCATGTCATCgcgctagtttgctgtctctgtcagttaGCTGTCCATTTGCTACTCACTCTACAGTTGGAAACgacacttcaaagtaaaagctctgtgctggaattCACTGTACATCAAAATCTAGTATGTTTTTACAGACTTGACACATTtatgagtcacttgcggtccattcagaatggacccacaacccaccAGCAGGGAACCACTGTTTCAAGTTATGAAGAGCAGTATATGAATGTTCGAATTGTTATAAACAGGAAGAGTGGAAATGGCTTTTAGTCCAATCAAATGCACATTCTTAGTGTATTTTTGAGCATGGTACATAATGCAGACTGATAGTTGACCACTTACACCCATCACTGACAGGCGAAGGGAATAACACTGATCGTCTTgatacaatgcaatgttctggtgggaaacctttggtcctggcattcatgtgggtGCCACCTGACACACACCACTCATCCAAACACCAATGCAGACCAGGTACCCCCTTTCATGGCAGCGACACTGCTCGATGACAGTAGCCGCAAAAACTGTTtaggaatggcctgaggaacaTGACAGTGTGCCAAATTCCTAGACCCTAATCTGACCAAGCATTCGGTGGATGTTCCAGAGGTACCTCCAATTCACAGTTAGGCCTCCTTGAATCGAATGCggctctgacatgtcaaggcaTGAACCAAGGATTTCTAGGGGGATGTCCCTTGGTGTCTGCCAGCAGGGCGTTGGTGGCCGATCCTTTAGGACCTGTTGGTTGTGAGatggggtaccagcatgtcccaccAAATGCTTGGTCAGATTGGGGTCTGGGGAATTCGGAGGCCTtgttgatgccttgagctctttgtcatgtccctttggccattcctgagcagtttttgtggggtggtatggtgcattgtcctgctgaggggccactgccattgagGTGTACCTTTGTCATGAGGGATGGCACTTGGTCTATAACAATGTTTGGGTAGGTGAAGTGTATCAAGTGGCATCCACCTGAATGCCAAGAGCCAAGGTTTCCtaacagaacattgcattgtaacgggatgatcaatgttattcacttcacacgccagtggttttaatgttttggctgattgatATATGTTGCACTTGAACTACCCAGCATGAGTCCTTAAGGGAATGACTTCAATTCAAGATGGACTGTCTGTATTCGGAGTGAGCCATAGCTGACTGGTCACGCTCACAACTGTCTCGGGGTCTGTAAACGACAGGTATTGCAGGCACATACAGTCCTCCCAGTTGAGAGCCGACTGATCCTGGATCAGCCCTCTCTCGGCCAACTTCATCACCAGCAGGGCTCGCTTGATCGTCAACCAGTTGTGTACGGCGGTGGTCATAGAGCCTCTGTGATTGAAGAGTGGGACCCGTGGCCCCCAGAGGAGCACCTGAAGCATGGCCACCATGTCGGCCATCTGTGGCCCGCTGCTGTCACTATGGAGCAGAGAGGCCAGATAGAGAAGGCCCTGTCGGTGTGAGGACATGAACAGGGTTGGAGCTGAGCCCAGAGGTGTTTGGCTCTCCTGCGAGTGGAAGCAGTATTGAATTAGGTTTCCAATCTGGGATTTGATGTAGGTGAGGGGGTTAGGAACAGACAGAGCAGATGACAGCGGGGTCAACACCACACGAGGGGAGCCATATGTCTTCCATAACATCTGGATCTTTCCTTGTTTCGCCACCTGTACCCGCTCCATTTCATCTTTCCATCTGCTGGTCTTGAAACTGCTCTTTATTTCAGAGGCATCATGCTCTAGCTTGTTTTCTCCCTCTTCATTCTCCCTGCTGGGCCACACTAAAAAGATCCCCCGAGGTCTGAGCTCAGCAGCAGTGGCGCTGATGTACAGATGTTGTGAGCCCATTAATACCTGCAGCAACAGAGCACATACCTGTCTGTCGTAATCCAAACAATCTGTGCTCTGCAGAGAGCTGCTGTCCTGAACAAAGTCCTCCAGAGTGGCTTGTGGGAAGTCTCTCTCAACGCTCACAGAGAGGCCTCTCTGGAGGAAAGACTGAACTGAGGGCAGACTAATGTTCTCATGAGCTGTGGCACACTCAGTGCTGCCTCCACCTGGTGATTTAGCAGCAGTGCAGTCCGacttgagaggaaaaaagggaTCTTGGTTTTGTAATATGCTGGATTCACTCCTCGGGGTGCTGCTTGTTTGGAATTGAGTAATAACATCTTGCACGTTGACATGCGATGGCTGGTGTTTGGTGTGAGCCGAGGAAGCTTCGTCAGTCTGCTTGTGTGCCTGCACAGAAAGAACAACAGACACTCATAAAACTGAAGTTGTAATTAAGAAACACTTGCACTGTGTGAAAAAAAGATGCCTCATTTAGCCTTCCTGTTGCAGTTGTGACACCTGATGACAGTTTAGAGGAAGTGTTTCTGGCACCGCAGACCGTATGACAGTTGCCAGTCTCGATAGAGATCAAGTTTGTATGACTGGTTGCTGTGTGCAATGTGCATACTGTTTTGTTCAGCACAATTTCAAGGGCAATGTGACCGCAAGTGAACAGcagaacattttaacatcatGCATTAACACACAGAACGTACTGTTAACACTGCACAGTGAATAAAAGATATGTAACATTACCCTTAAACCAAGCATCCTCCCTGGAAGCTTGGGGCTGTGCAGGGTGTAGTAAACCGTGTCGCCGATCTGCTTTGGCTCGCTGCCCTCACACAGCAGGAAATCCTCAGGCTGGTATGAGATGACGTCCCTCTCTGCGGCCTCTCCTCGCAGCAGGATCCCAGCCTCCACGTTCTGTGCCATGCTTCTCAGAAAGAGAAGGTGGCGATGCTGAATCCCCTGAGAAACAACCCTCTGGTCATCAAAGGTGCTGAAGAGGTGGGGCAGATGCTCATCTGGGGTGTCAAAGGACAACTGGGAGAAGGACTGCAAGGAGACAGGActccctctgattggttgaaacTCTTCTATCTCCTCATGGAAGTAGATGTTGGGTATGGGGGCCAGCATGTACAGGGGGTTGTCAAAGTTTTGAGGGTATCTTTGCAGTGGAGACGGAGGACAGAGTGGAGGCGCCTTGGTGCCAGGGAGGGAGACAGTGCGGGCTAGCTTCTTCTTTGGAACAGGCGGTGGGGTGCCATCTGAGAAAAATCTCTCCAGGTGTCGGGAGGGATCTGAGCAACACAGTGAGGGGGATTTAGGTCAGACTTGAACAGTGAGCAAGAGCAATGAGCATGCAACAGTCTGGGGGCGTCTGCATTGTCAGTTCAACAGTCTGCAAGTCACCATAGTCTATCTGAAAATCATATGCATGTTTTTGAAAGTAAAAGTTTCAGATGGTTACTTCCTCTCTTTCAGTTCTCACGAAAACGTTGAAGTGAGAAAACTGAATCACACTTCATAGTAAGATGTATCTTTTCCCATTACGCTGAACTGCATGCGTGAGTTGTGTTTTCACAATTGGGGAAGGACAATACAGTAAATGATGCAGTGCGTTACAATGACATTAGGACATGAGTACTTTCAGTTACCTAAACTCACTTCATCATTCTGAGGAGCTTACCGTAGCGTTGGTGTATGGGGCACTGGGCTGCATGACAGTCAGTGGGTTCGGGGAAGACATCGTTGCATGCGTAGTTTTGATGCAGGAGTCCAACAGAGCTGAATATAAGACAGTCAGACTCCACACTGGAGTTTCTAGAGGAATGGCTCCTGTGTATGGAGATGCACAGAATAACAAAATCATCTAAGTGCATGCAGTGCAGGATACTTGACATTATCAGATAAAGGATATTCAAATGAAGTATGTGCAGTCTGATGGATTAGACCTAATTAGAACCCAATAAGAGAATGTGTAGAATAATCACAAAGTTGTAATCAGATCTACAGTTTGTTGGTCTTACCTGCGCTGTTTGAGAGGCAGTGCTGGTGGTTGTTCCTCCGCTCCGCTGCCAGGACCAGACGCCATCAGGAAACTGCAAAGTTACAACACCTAATCTGCCCCTCCACCGCTCACACGCAGTTCACTGTTGTCACTGAATGCAGCGTGTGTGAAGCTTACAGGTGGCCAACTCGGCATGTCTCTGAAACACTTCCCGTTTCTCTCAGTAACTCCCTCCGTCACTtttttctctgcctctttctgtctctttcgtCTGTGTAGTTGCATGAATTTTTTCTGCTCTTGTTATCTTTTAATCAGCCCTGAGCTTGAGGTCGGTACCGGaaaggtggtgtgtgtgttctggGGGCATAACTCTGTTCTCTGAGCTAACCTCAAGTTTACAGAACGGGGAAGAGCAGATATGGCAAAGCCCCTTCAATTTGCACTCTTGcctctttctttctcagttGATCTACATTCGCCATGTGTAGCCTCAGCATGAACTTCTCTCTTTTGGATGATGCAGTTTGAGCCTTTACACATGCAATGCCCTCTTCAGGGCTGCTTGCATGTAGGAGTGTATGCTTTCTCTGACTTAAAAGGAAAGGCTAAATGGTGAAGCATAAGACTGAGATGATTCACCATGTCTCTGTCTTGCACAGCTGGGTCATTTTGGAATTTTTTTAGTGAATGTAAATTCTACATGTCCTATAAATGATGGCATAGAGGAAACACTTCATTCTGAGGAACATTTAACACTATAAAAAATATCCAAGCTGACCTCCTGTGACCGATGCTGTGCAGTGCATTTAAAGTTAATgacttatttttaaaataataatctaaaaaaaacacGTAATTGTCTCTGCACACTGCTCTTTTGTTGAGAGGTCAGAGGTGAATCTTGCTAAAACACACTTAAGCAAGACATGTTCGTCAAAATGAGAACAGTTTTAATGCCGCCAAAAGACAGAATAATCaggatttaaagggacagttcacccccagaTTAAAActacctcttacctgtagtgttatttatgtctagattgttttggtgtgagttgttggagatatcggccataggaAATAGATGGCATttgacttgtggtgctcaaattaCCCAAATaaacctcaacagcaatgtctctttccagaaatcatgacctgattactcaagataatccacagaccttgttgtgagcagtttcatgcctGTGACAGTATGAGATTTAAGCATTAATtgtgtcctccttggctgagttgtaacattagctagcagtagatgttTCCTTTTGCACAGTGGTACAGTTGGTGCATGTAAtttggtggaaagaaaacatttccttcatgaaactgctcacaagatTATCCTGAGTCATaattcctggaaagagacattgctgttgagtttacGGCGCTTTTAGCACCTCACACCTAAGGGTCcgtgtcattggttcgacatcccattagtccgactgtccgcggtgctgaacggctcgtggcgggcgtatggtgcgctgcAACCGGCTtaaggcggagcaggctcacggcttatgtgtttgtcactttctttttcattttaacccacaccatgatcttttcctgaccctaaccaagtgttttttgtgcctaaacctaaccagaccttaaccacagggcatcatgatgatttcggaacggactttggaacaatgagtttaatatgatcggaacaatgggatgtcaaaccaatgggctgtcgaaccaatgggcagttcccaagtctaatgccatctagttccattacattcaacagaaagcagacatctctacagctgatatctccaacactcagcaacacacacaaaaacaaactacactgatagatagcactacaggtaagaggaaaaatatgtatttttgattgtggggtgaactgtccctttaacgaCTTGGATGACTGTTCACCCCTTTAGCTCCAGCTGTAATTAAGAAGACATAAACTTAATCATCTAGATCTTCTAATACAGTGATCAGAAATTAAATCTAGACAGCAATATCAGAAAAAGCAAGTTAACTTAAGAGTCTACAGTTATGCTAGTGGCTCTGGGAGGTTGTGCTTAGGTGCAGAAGTTCTTGAGCTAAATGCTaccatcagcatgctaacatgctcataatgccaatgctaacatgctgatgtttagccaATGTTTTAAGTGTAATCTTTATAATGTTCACCATTTTAGTTTAGTGTGCTTGCATGCTGATATTtggaaatgtcattagttttacaGGTATTTCATTGGGCAAACTGAAAATTTCACCTGATGGTGCTAGGCGAAAAGACATAACgtaaaaacttaaattaatagcCCAAGCTACTATTAACTTAAAAATACGATCAAATTGTTCATGTGAACCAGTATGAATACTACTTGTATAACAATGAGGCTTTGAATAACTTATCAATTACAAATCATTCATTTAAACTAGCTCCGAAAGACAAGGCATCACAATCCATTAATTGTCGGGATATTCTAGTCTGCACTGAAGTGGTGGACTGAGCAACAAACAGATCAACATTTCCACTCCTGGAGCAGCGTGCTGCTAACATAGCTAAACATGCTGCCATAAATGGTGAACATGCGTGGAAATAGAGCCCATTAAGCATCTTGAAATATAATAAATCACAATGAGCGTTAATATCCATAATCAGGAAAGAATTTAGGTCGCACACTGTGATGTGACccataaagagacacaggaGAGAGCCACGTAAACAGACTgtagtgaccatatttagataTCCTAATAGGTGCAGTGACACTTGTGTGatgtcagtgacacacacatggATCTATAACACAATATTTCATTATCTGAGTGCTAATTAGAGTCTTGAGGCCGAGCGTGTGCTGCTGAAGTACCCCTATCCCAGAATGACTCACATCATCTGGGTTAAGGGCAGTCGTCCCTGAAATGATTCTCCACCGTCATTTCTGCTATATTTAGTGACAAGACTGTTTCACTGAAAAACATGATGACAATGTGTCAACACGTTGTGACTGACAATGAAGTGAACCCCAGTATATTACAAATCTAAAACAGCCTGATAAGGATCTGAAATGGAGCTTTGTTACAGAAAATCTGCGTGTGATGATGAAGTTTCAATATTAAAGGCTTCTCCCAAAATGACTCTAAATGTCTGCTGCAGTATGAATCTGATCAGTTGAAAATAGCAGAGGATATTAAAGGGACGGTTCACCCCAGAATCAAACGTacacattttccctcttacttgtagtgcttcttattagtctagattgttttggtgagtTGCTAAGGGTCTGATATtggccttctctctaatataatggaactagatggcactcagcttgtgctGTTTAAAGCgccaaaaatatacatttgaaaaactcaacagcaatgtctcgtCCTAGAAATCAtgtagtttcatgtaggaactgttctctttctaccaaactacacctgctaacCGTATCACCCCTCAGAGGGAAGtgtacatctactcatggaaAAGAAGATTCTTCTCTGCTGAGCTGTttcgttagctagctcagtggtgccagGTGATTGTGAATTGGCTGCTAGCTCACtgagcaccactgagctagctaacactgcagctcagccaaggagagCCCCATACATGTTAACATTTtgcaagcctctcgtccatgagtagatgcacgtttccttctgcgcagtaatagagaaagaaaatagttccaacataaaactgctcacaacaagatctgtggattatcttgtgtAACCAGctcgtgatttctggaaagacacattgctgttgagtttttctaagtattattttgtcacttttagcaccacaagccgagcgcCGTCTATATCCATTATgctcaagagaaggcagacatctctacggacgatatctccaacactctgcgactcacaaaacaatctagattgataaatggcACTAAAGCTAAGTGGAAAAATATGAAGTTTTGATTCTCTTTAGGTACTAAATGAACATATGGTGTGCATTTCAATCCCCATACTGCCATACTATATGCTAGCAAGGTTTTATAGTGTTCAGTACATGTTATGTCAAATAcagtatgccaaaagtaccaggatgttctattACATCCGTTCAGATGCTTTTCTGGCTTTTCTGACCCACAGAAAAGATCTCCTCTGCACAGTGAAAGATACATTACATAGACTGTCAGAAGTcacaatgatggatgacagcgcaTTCTGTTGACTGATGACCAGTTGATTAGTAATGATAGGAATATTATGtgtttaattgaataaaataatcataaatataaccaacaacaaatGAGCTAAAGTATTAAATAACAATGCTAGAGAAATGTATAGCCTCTGTAATTTTACTTACGTGAAcataatatgttagaatctaaCTTACTGCAGAATAATAACATCAGAGCTGTTTGGGTTGACCTCAGTCTCTGGTGAacagtatttgtttttatctccaAGCTAACTGATATAAAACCAAGAGAGTAAAAGGTCAGGGCGTAACGTTATGAGGAAGTGGTATGTCCTGATTGTGTTCATACCGCATGCAACAGTATGTACTCTATAAGGTCAGCCGCAgcacctactaaaagtaaaaagaaaaagtatgcgacttggaatgcacccaaattttacagaaaaacaagtgATGGTCATCAAGTGAACATGTCAATCAAATCCAAAATATGAAGGAGCATATTGGTGCCTTTGAGTTCTCCATCAATATAACAGAGAAGAGTGACATTTTGGTTTTGTAAGAGGTGGCATGGCAGAACAGGTTTGGGAGCCACTGCTAGATGagattattatttatatacagtGCCTCCATGAATGGATATATAAACTTTCCAGTTCCCATTTTTTAGGTACACCTGGTGAAAACTAATGCAGCCTAACACAACAGCCCTGTAATAAACCCTATGATGTTCAGCACTTTATATTTTCTTCACCCCATTTATATCATTGAGTTAGAGTCACTAAAGGTAAATTAGATACTAGAAACACCTCTCAGTAAAACACAATACAGTTTAATAAACCGTGGTGTATTAAAGAGAAGTTATGAAACTGTTCTGAACTTCGCTGTGTGTTTGCGTTCTCAAAATTAAATTACTCATCTCTTTTTAAAGAATGCTTTTAAACGACTGAGCAGTTCGGGAATTGAATGAGAGCGGAAACCCTTATTTGGCTTAAAGCATTATTGTAAAATCTCTTATGTCATgcacatacaaaaacaacaacatggggaGTAATTATAAATTTAGATCACCTTAATCTATTCTTGTGCTCAGGGactcatttttgtattttcattgcCCTGCACTTAGAGCAGAGCACTTTGCATCATAATTATATTTACCCACTAAATTTCAGTGCGTGGGAGCTTTGAGGATGCAGGCTACGAGGATGCATTAGTCGACCGTCGTTAAGGGCGTCTGCAGCGAAGCTCTTCATATGCTAAGAAGCAAGAACTGCTTCGTTTCTCCGCCTCGGGGACGAATCAGCACACATTCATGCGAGTTCACAGCTCTGGCTCACTGCGGAAACTATACAGACGTATTCAGCGAGGGCCTGAATATAGGCAGACAGCTTGAGAGCAACTGACATTTAAGATCCTGAAAGCGGTGGAGGAATTCATTAACCTTaaattcactctgcctgttatGAGAGTCTTAAAGGTGACCCTCCATGCTCCTCAAGAAAACAGGAActttgaaataaaatagaacGATGAAGAGACTCAGACATAATGCACGCAGTAtcacagcagtctgttgatgttggtttatttttcatgaatttttaCAGCTTAATCATactgacatttttgtccactgaCACGAGACAAAAACTGTATTCCATAACATTTATACatgaaaaaatacacaatataaaCCAAATTAAGGCGTATTAAAGCACTTAGCATAGCTACAAATCAGTCTCATGATTTCGTTCCTTATGGCGGGAGGTGAAGTGTTTCCTTATAACCTCATAGAAGCGGCGTTTGTGCTTGCCGTCTTGGTGTCTGAGTGCAGAGGAAGATGAAACTGTAGTGTtgatggaggaggaagaagc is a window encoding:
- the peak3 gene encoding inactive tyrosine-protein kinase PEAK1, translated to MASGPGSGAEEQPPALPLKQRRSHSSRNSSVESDCLIFSSVGLLHQNYACNDVFPEPTDCHAAQCPIHQRYDPSRHLERFFSDGTPPPVPKKKLARTVSLPGTKAPPLCPPSPLQRYPQNFDNPLYMLAPIPNIYFHEEIEEFQPIRGSPVSLQSFSQLSFDTPDEHLPHLFSTFDDQRVVSQGIQHRHLLFLRSMAQNVEAGILLRGEAAERDVISYQPEDFLLCEGSEPKQIGDTVYYTLHSPKLPGRMLGLRAHKQTDEASSAHTKHQPSHVNVQDVITQFQTSSTPRSESSILQNQDPFFPLKSDCTAAKSPGGGSTECATAHENISLPSVQSFLQRGLSVSVERDFPQATLEDFVQDSSSLQSTDCLDYDRQVCALLLQVLMGSQHLYISATAAELRPRGIFLVWPSRENEEGENKLEHDASEIKSSFKTSRWKDEMERVQVAKQGKIQMLWKTYGSPRVVLTPLSSALSVPNPLTYIKSQIGNLIQYCFHSQESQTPLGSAPTLFMSSHRQGLLYLASLLHSDSSGPQMADMVAMLQVLLWGPRVPLFNHRGSMTTAVHNWLTIKRALLVMKLAERGLIQDQSALNWEDCMCLQYLSFTDPETVVSVTSQLWLTPNTDSPS